Proteins from a genomic interval of Chroococcidiopsis thermalis PCC 7203:
- the crtO gene encoding beta-carotene ketolase CrtO: MQAYDVVIIGAGHNGLVCAAYLLKAGYSVLLLEKQPIPGGGATTEELMPQEAPGFKFNPCAINHLFIFLGSVIQELELEKYGLEYLTCDPVAFCPHPDGKYFLAHKSVEKTRAEIARFSQRDAEKYAEYADFWLRFVRGVAPFFNAPPKSLADISGNYGLKNLQELFSVLGGPNETLDLLRTLLSSPVDNLNEYFDAEFVKAPLARLSAELSSPPSQKAMSFGAMMAVLRHEPGMARPRGGTGALTEALVKLVKSLDGVILTEQSVERILIDRDRAVGVRVRGSKEYRAHQAVISSIDAKRLFLQLMDASDVDSADPNLRERLDRRIVNNNETILKIDCALSEPLRFENHDHRDEYLMGSVLIADSVNHVEQAHSEITLGKIPDADPSMYLVMPTGLDPSMAPEGKHTLWIEFFAPYQIAGAEGTGLKGTGWTDELKNKVADRVLNKLTQYSPNLKHSIIARHVESPAELAERLGSYKGNYYHIDMTLEQMLCFRPLPEIANYKTPIQGLYLTGAGTHPGGSISGLPGRNCARIFLHEQHPIAETLKDAKNSVQSAVKSVFT; this comes from the coding sequence ATGCAAGCTTACGATGTTGTTATTATTGGTGCTGGTCATAACGGACTAGTCTGTGCGGCTTACTTACTGAAAGCAGGCTATAGCGTCTTGCTTCTAGAAAAACAGCCAATTCCAGGGGGTGGAGCTACAACAGAAGAACTCATGCCCCAAGAAGCACCTGGATTTAAGTTTAACCCCTGTGCTATTAATCACCTATTTATTTTCCTCGGATCGGTGATTCAGGAATTAGAACTAGAAAAATACGGCTTAGAATATCTAACGTGCGATCCAGTTGCCTTTTGTCCCCATCCTGACGGAAAATACTTTCTCGCCCATAAATCGGTAGAAAAGACTCGTGCAGAAATTGCCCGTTTCAGCCAGCGCGACGCGGAAAAATATGCTGAATATGCAGACTTTTGGCTGCGCTTCGTGCGCGGTGTCGCACCATTTTTCAACGCTCCACCCAAATCTTTAGCAGATATCTCTGGTAACTACGGCTTGAAAAACCTGCAAGAGTTGTTCTCAGTGCTGGGTGGTCCCAACGAGACTTTAGACCTTCTACGTACTCTATTATCTAGCCCAGTAGATAATCTTAACGAATATTTTGACGCTGAATTTGTCAAAGCACCCCTTGCCAGACTCTCAGCAGAATTAAGTTCGCCTCCCTCTCAAAAAGCCATGTCATTTGGAGCAATGATGGCTGTGTTGCGTCACGAACCTGGAATGGCACGTCCGCGAGGTGGTACGGGAGCGCTAACCGAAGCTTTAGTTAAGTTAGTCAAAAGTTTAGACGGCGTAATCCTTACAGAACAAAGTGTAGAACGAATTTTAATCGATCGCGATCGCGCTGTGGGCGTGCGAGTTCGCGGTAGCAAAGAATATCGCGCCCATCAAGCTGTTATCTCTAGCATTGATGCCAAACGGCTATTTCTGCAACTGATGGATGCTAGCGATGTCGATAGTGCCGATCCTAACTTACGCGAAAGACTAGACCGCCGCATTGTCAACAACAACGAAACAATTCTCAAAATTGACTGCGCCTTATCAGAACCCTTGCGCTTTGAAAACCACGACCACCGAGACGAATATCTCATGGGTTCGGTCTTAATTGCCGATTCCGTCAACCATGTAGAACAAGCCCATAGCGAGATTACTCTGGGCAAAATTCCCGATGCAGACCCTTCAATGTATCTAGTCATGCCAACAGGACTCGACCCTTCAATGGCTCCTGAAGGCAAACATACACTCTGGATTGAATTTTTTGCCCCCTATCAAATTGCTGGTGCAGAGGGTACAGGCTTAAAAGGTACGGGATGGACAGACGAGCTTAAAAACAAAGTAGCCGATCGCGTCCTCAATAAACTAACCCAATACTCACCCAATCTCAAGCACTCAATTATTGCCCGTCACGTCGAAAGCCCAGCCGAGTTAGCAGAACGGCTAGGAAGCTACAAAGGCAACTACTACCACATAGACATGACCTTAGAACAAATGCTTTGCTTCCGTCCCTTACCAGAAATAGCTAACTACAAAACCCCAATTCAAGGCTTATATCTCACAGGCGCAGGAACCCATCCAGGCGGCTCCATCTCAGGACTGCCGGGACGCAACTGTGCCAGAATTTTCTTACACGAACAGCATCCCATCGCCGAGACACTCAAAGACGCTAAAAACTCAGTTCAGTCGGCAGTCAAATCAGTATTTACCTAG
- a CDS encoding pentapeptide repeat-containing protein: MNAEELLKRYAAGERDFIKADLANVKLINAHLVGVNLWGANLEGANLAKAKLWGANLTGANLINANLTRTNLCGAKLTEANLRKARLNYAKLYGANLSGACYDNSTRFSRGFDPNSQNMRKV; the protein is encoded by the coding sequence ATGAATGCTGAAGAACTGCTGAAACGCTATGCAGCAGGAGAAAGAGACTTTATTAAAGCTGACTTAGCCAACGTTAAGCTGATTAACGCTCATTTGGTAGGAGTTAACCTGTGGGGAGCCAACTTAGAAGGAGCAAATTTAGCCAAGGCGAAATTGTGGGGAGCAAACTTAACTGGCGCAAACCTGATTAATGCTAACCTGACGCGCACAAACCTCTGCGGTGCAAAACTAACTGAAGCAAATTTACGCAAAGCTAGACTCAACTACGCCAAATTGTACGGAGCGAACTTAAGTGGTGCTTGCTACGACAATAGCACCCGCTTTTCCCGTGGTTTCGATCCGAACAGTCAAAATATGCGTAAGGTATAA
- the ggt gene encoding gamma-glutamyltransferase, translating to MSHLTNKAAISTNGIVTTPHYLASQAGLEILQQGGNAVDAAIAAAATLTVVYPHMNSLGGDNFWLIYNIKKRELKGLNASGRAGEKATIDLYQSLGYDRIPFRGYLAANTLPGAVSGWDLAYKYAQATINNSLPWQQLFASAIKFSENGFPTSQNQASWTQISIDVDKEFFNLQRFSGFRQIYLKPDGTIYQTGEIFKQSHLAQSLAAIASQGAAEFYQGEIAQNIVADLQENGGILTLRDFAEHTANWVEPISVNYRDYIAYNLPPNTQGIASLSILNILNNFDLRKLGEGTADYYHLIVEATKQAFSDRDKYVSDPDFVNMPLDWLLSSERGKELAAQINLQQAANQVQPLDPKGDTIWLGVVDKDGNAVSLIQSIYYEFGSGIVAGDTGILLQNRGCFFSLDPQHVNCLQPKKRTFHTLNPAMLFQNGKPYLVYGTMGGEGQPQTQAAIATRIVDFGFNVEDAISAPRWLQGRTWGVATNELKIEGRVSADIVRELSDRGHSVKVVEDYTDVMGHAGAILIDAETNIKYGAADPRSDGAAVGY from the coding sequence ATGTCTCATTTGACAAACAAAGCAGCCATTTCTACTAATGGTATAGTCACAACCCCTCACTACCTAGCTTCCCAAGCGGGTTTAGAAATACTTCAGCAAGGGGGAAATGCCGTTGATGCTGCGATCGCTGCTGCTGCTACCTTGACGGTGGTTTATCCCCATATGAATAGTTTGGGTGGCGATAATTTTTGGTTGATTTATAATATCAAAAAACGAGAATTAAAAGGTTTGAATGCTAGCGGTCGAGCGGGGGAAAAGGCAACAATCGATCTCTATCAGTCTCTAGGTTATGACAGAATTCCTTTCAGAGGTTATTTAGCTGCAAATACCTTACCTGGAGCAGTATCCGGCTGGGACTTAGCATATAAATACGCTCAAGCAACCATAAATAATTCTTTGCCTTGGCAGCAACTTTTTGCTTCTGCAATTAAGTTTTCTGAGAATGGTTTCCCAACTTCTCAAAATCAAGCAAGCTGGACTCAAATAAGTATTGATGTAGATAAAGAATTTTTTAATTTACAAAGATTTTCTGGTTTTCGTCAAATCTATTTGAAACCTGATGGAACAATTTATCAAACAGGTGAAATATTTAAACAATCGCACTTAGCTCAAAGTTTAGCAGCGATCGCCTCTCAAGGTGCAGCCGAGTTTTATCAAGGGGAAATTGCCCAAAATATCGTTGCAGATTTACAAGAGAACGGGGGAATTTTAACTCTGCGAGATTTTGCGGAACATACTGCTAACTGGGTAGAACCAATTTCAGTCAATTATCGCGATTATATTGCTTATAACTTACCACCCAACACTCAAGGAATTGCCTCTTTATCGATTTTAAATATCTTAAATAATTTCGATTTACGCAAACTAGGAGAAGGAACGGCAGATTACTATCATTTGATTGTAGAAGCAACCAAACAAGCATTTAGCGATCGCGATAAATATGTGAGCGATCCTGACTTTGTAAATATGCCTTTAGATTGGCTATTATCTTCAGAACGTGGTAAAGAACTAGCAGCACAGATTAACTTGCAGCAAGCCGCTAACCAAGTACAACCTCTCGATCCAAAAGGCGATACAATTTGGCTGGGAGTTGTAGATAAAGATGGTAACGCTGTCTCTTTAATTCAAAGTATTTACTACGAATTTGGTTCGGGTATAGTTGCAGGTGATACGGGGATTCTATTACAAAATCGAGGGTGTTTTTTCTCCTTAGATCCGCAACATGTAAATTGTTTGCAACCTAAAAAACGTACTTTTCACACGTTAAACCCTGCCATGTTATTTCAAAACGGCAAACCGTATTTAGTCTACGGTACGATGGGAGGAGAAGGACAACCTCAAACTCAAGCTGCGATCGCAACTCGAATTGTCGATTTTGGTTTTAATGTCGAAGATGCAATTTCTGCACCGCGATGGTTGCAAGGACGTACTTGGGGAGTCGCTACCAACGAACTTAAAATTGAAGGCAGAGTTTCAGCAGATATTGTTCGAGAATTAAGCGATCGCGGTCACTCTGTTAAAGTTGTTGAAGATTATACAGATGTGATGGGACACGCTGGGGCGATTTTAATCGACGCTGAAACTAATATAAAATACGGTGCTGCCGATCCAAGAAGTGATGGTGCTGCTGTAGGATATTAA
- a CDS encoding isopenicillin N synthase family dioxygenase gives MTNPVLQIPIIDLQTFATGDELERQTIVDRVYQACHEIGFLYIKNSGISSHLIQQLFTHSQQFFNLPLEAKNQIAWLDESHNSGYVGIERERLDPKQPGDLKEALNLNLKSIAQNPDFSTEFHSCALNSWKACVQITDIILQTFAMALQIPEDFFIANHNAQAHTLRLLHYPPLEQPPKQGQVRAGEHSDYGSITLLFQDDIGGLEVQTKNGEWIAAPAIPDTIIVNTGDLMQRWTNHVFCSTKHRVAIPTDEKMKRSRYSIAFFCHPNDDTEVACLPGCCTDRVAMYPSISAKDYLISRLQATY, from the coding sequence ATGACTAACCCAGTATTGCAAATTCCAATTATTGATTTGCAAACATTTGCAACAGGAGATGAATTAGAAAGACAAACTATAGTTGATCGCGTTTATCAAGCTTGTCATGAAATTGGATTTTTATATATCAAAAATTCAGGTATTTCTTCTCATTTAATCCAACAGCTATTTACACACTCTCAGCAATTTTTTAATCTTCCGTTGGAAGCAAAAAACCAAATAGCGTGGTTAGATGAATCTCACAACAGTGGTTATGTAGGTATAGAAAGGGAACGCCTCGATCCAAAACAGCCAGGAGATTTAAAAGAAGCATTAAATCTAAATTTAAAATCCATTGCTCAAAACCCAGACTTTAGTACTGAATTTCATAGTTGTGCATTGAATTCCTGGAAAGCTTGTGTACAAATAACGGATATAATTCTACAAACTTTTGCGATGGCATTACAAATTCCAGAAGACTTTTTTATTGCCAATCATAATGCACAAGCTCATACTCTGAGATTACTACACTACCCCCCATTAGAACAACCTCCAAAACAAGGACAGGTAAGGGCGGGGGAACATTCCGACTACGGTAGTATTACTTTGTTATTTCAAGATGATATTGGCGGATTAGAAGTACAAACGAAAAATGGAGAATGGATCGCAGCTCCAGCGATTCCTGATACGATAATTGTAAATACTGGAGATTTAATGCAACGATGGACAAATCATGTTTTTTGTTCTACCAAACATCGGGTAGCGATTCCAACAGATGAAAAAATGAAGCGATCGCGTTATTCAATAGCTTTTTTCTGCCATCCTAACGATGATACTGAGGTTGCTTGTCTTCCTGGTTGTTGTACGGATCGAGTAGCAATGTATCCTTCTATTTCTGCCAAAGATTACTTGATTAGCCGCTTGCAGGCAACTTATTAA
- a CDS encoding Asp-tRNA(Asn)/Glu-tRNA(Gln) amidotransferase GatCAB subunit A produces the protein MNLDLADAVTIATAVRAQQVSATEVAIATLDRITARNSALNCFTTVTTETALADAAKIDRAIASGQDPGVLAGVPFAVKNLFDIAGITTLAGSKINAENPPASRDATAIAKLKQAGAILVGALNMDEYAYGFVTENAHYGATHNPHDTNRIAGGSSGGSAAAVAGGMVPLTLGSDTNGSIRVPAALCGVYGLKPTYGRLSRAGAFLFASSFDHIGTFTRSVRDVAIAFDVLQGWDSRDPVCTQRSPVETLHVTSLQPDNIDGLRIAIAEDYFRTGAEPEALAVVERVAQVLGATQYVTIPEAHRARAAAFIITACEGANLHLANLRSRLEDFDPATRDRFLAGAMIPASWYIQAQRFRRWFRDRVRAIFQHVDLILAPTTPCVAPFIGQQTIQLDGREILVRPHLGLFTQPLSFIGLPVLSVPIARSNGLPLGVQLIAAPYNEGKILQVAAMLEAEGVIAASVVD, from the coding sequence ATGAACTTAGACCTTGCTGATGCCGTAACCATAGCAACAGCCGTGCGCGCGCAACAGGTAAGCGCAACAGAAGTGGCGATCGCCACCCTCGACAGAATTACCGCACGGAATTCAGCACTGAATTGTTTCACCACCGTTACAACTGAAACAGCCTTAGCAGATGCAGCGAAGATCGACCGGGCGATCGCCTCTGGGCAAGATCCAGGCGTTCTAGCTGGCGTTCCCTTTGCGGTCAAAAATTTATTTGATATTGCTGGGATAACGACCCTAGCTGGCTCGAAAATCAATGCGGAAAATCCTCCCGCTAGCCGAGATGCTACGGCGATCGCCAAACTGAAACAAGCCGGAGCAATTTTAGTCGGGGCGCTCAATATGGATGAATACGCCTATGGTTTTGTCACGGAAAATGCTCACTACGGTGCAACCCACAACCCGCATGACACAAATCGCATTGCTGGCGGTTCTTCTGGAGGATCGGCGGCGGCGGTAGCTGGGGGAATGGTTCCCCTGACGCTGGGTTCCGATACCAACGGTTCTATTCGCGTCCCTGCGGCTTTATGCGGTGTCTACGGACTCAAACCCACCTATGGGAGATTATCGCGGGCGGGAGCGTTTTTATTTGCCAGTAGTTTCGACCACATTGGCACGTTTACCCGTTCTGTAAGAGATGTAGCGATCGCCTTTGACGTGCTGCAAGGATGGGACAGTCGCGATCCGGTTTGCACGCAACGTTCCCCTGTAGAGACGTTACATGTAACGTCTCTACAACCGGACAATATTGATGGGTTACGCATTGCCATTGCTGAAGATTATTTTCGGACAGGTGCAGAACCGGAAGCTTTAGCTGTTGTGGAACGAGTCGCCCAAGTTTTAGGCGCGACGCAATACGTTACTATCCCAGAAGCGCACCGTGCTAGGGCAGCGGCTTTTATAATTACAGCGTGTGAAGGGGCAAATCTGCATTTAGCAAACTTGCGATCGCGTCTTGAAGACTTCGATCCGGCTACCCGCGATCGTTTTTTGGCTGGGGCGATGATTCCTGCGAGTTGGTATATTCAGGCGCAGAGATTTAGACGGTGGTTTCGCGATCGCGTCCGCGCAATTTTTCAACACGTCGATTTGATTCTAGCCCCTACAACACCATGTGTTGCACCATTCATCGGACAACAAACGATTCAGTTAGATGGACGGGAAATTTTAGTTCGTCCCCATTTGGGATTGTTTACTCAGCCGCTATCTTTTATTGGTTTACCTGTTTTATCCGTGCCAATCGCGCGATCGAATGGTTTACCTTTGGGGGTGCAGTTGATTGCCGCACCTTACAATGAGGGGAAAATTTTACAGGTGGCTGCAATGTTGGAGGCTGAGGGTGTTATTGCTGCATCTGTTGTTGATTAA
- a CDS encoding Piwi domain-containing protein produces the protein MNNVMQEFPVASFPTFLSEISLLDITPKNFICFRLTPEIERKTGNSFSWRFSQKFPDAVVIWHNKFFWVLAKPNRPMPSQEQWREKLLEICEELKKDIGDRTYAIQWVSQPQITPEILSQLAVRVLKINCRFSSPSVISVNQVEVKREIDFWAETIEIQTQIQPALTITVHSSFFYQRHLEEFYNNHPYRQNPEQLLIGLKVRDIERNSFATITDIVGTIADHRQKLLEDATGAISKQALIEAPEEQPVVAVQFGKNQQPFYYAMAALRPCITAETARKFDVDYGKLLSATKIPYLERKELLALYKKEAGQSLATYGFQLKISINSRRHPELFFSPSVKLSETKLVFGKNQIGVQGQILSGLSKGGVYRRHEDFSDLSRPIRIAALKLCDYPANSFLQETRQRLKRYGFETLLPVENKKTLLVDDLSGVEARAKAEEAVDELMVNHPDIVLTFLPTSDRHSDNTEGGSLYSWIYSRLLRRGIASQVIYEDTLKSVEAKYLLNQVIPGILAKLGNLPFVLAEPLGIADYFIGLDISRSAKKRGSGTMNACASVRLYGRKGEFIRYRLEDALIEGEEIPQRILESFLPAAQLKGKVVLIYRDGRFCGDEVQHLKERAKAIGSEFILVECYKSGIPRLYNWEEEVIKAPTLGLALRLSAREVILVTTELNSAKIGLPLPLRLRIHEAGHQVSLESLVEATLKLTLLHHGSLNEPRLPIPLFGSDRMAYRRLQGIYPGLLEGDRQFWL, from the coding sequence ATGAATAATGTTATGCAAGAATTTCCAGTTGCTTCATTTCCAACTTTTTTAAGTGAAATTTCACTTCTAGATATTACTCCGAAAAATTTCATTTGTTTTCGATTAACTCCAGAAATCGAACGCAAAACTGGTAATAGCTTTAGTTGGCGATTCAGTCAAAAATTTCCTGATGCAGTTGTTATTTGGCACAATAAATTTTTCTGGGTTTTAGCCAAACCCAATCGACCAATGCCAAGCCAAGAACAGTGGCGCGAGAAACTGCTAGAAATTTGCGAAGAATTAAAAAAAGATATTGGCGATCGCACTTATGCAATACAATGGGTAAGCCAGCCACAGATTACACCTGAGATTCTTTCACAGTTAGCAGTGAGAGTATTAAAAATAAATTGCCGTTTTTCATCTCCATCTGTAATATCAGTAAATCAAGTAGAAGTCAAACGAGAGATTGATTTTTGGGCAGAAACGATTGAAATTCAAACTCAGATTCAGCCAGCTTTGACAATTACCGTCCATAGTAGTTTCTTCTATCAAAGGCATCTAGAAGAATTTTACAATAATCATCCCTATCGGCAGAATCCAGAGCAACTGTTAATTGGCTTAAAAGTACGAGATATCGAACGTAATAGCTTTGCAACAATAACTGATATTGTAGGTACTATTGCCGACCACAGACAAAAACTACTTGAGGATGCAACTGGCGCAATTAGTAAACAAGCATTGATAGAAGCACCGGAAGAACAGCCAGTCGTTGCCGTACAGTTTGGTAAAAATCAACAACCTTTTTATTATGCAATGGCAGCTTTACGTCCTTGCATAACAGCGGAAACTGCTAGAAAATTCGATGTAGATTATGGAAAATTACTGTCTGCAACTAAAATTCCTTATTTAGAGCGAAAAGAACTTTTAGCATTGTACAAAAAAGAAGCTGGACAAAGTTTAGCTACTTATGGATTTCAACTGAAGATTAGTATAAATAGCCGCAGACATCCTGAATTATTCTTCTCTCCGTCAGTTAAATTATCAGAAACAAAACTGGTGTTTGGAAAAAATCAAATTGGCGTTCAAGGTCAAATTTTATCTGGTTTATCTAAAGGTGGCGTGTATCGCCGTCATGAAGATTTTAGCGATTTGTCAAGACCAATTCGGATTGCTGCATTGAAACTTTGCGATTATCCAGCAAATTCTTTTCTGCAAGAAACGCGACAGAGACTCAAACGCTATGGTTTTGAAACTCTTCTTCCTGTTGAAAATAAAAAGACATTATTGGTAGATGATTTATCTGGAGTTGAAGCGAGAGCCAAAGCTGAAGAAGCTGTCGATGAATTGATGGTAAATCATCCCGATATAGTTTTGACATTTTTACCAACTAGCGATCGCCACAGCGATAATACAGAAGGAGGCAGCTTATATTCTTGGATTTACTCACGCTTGCTCAGACGTGGAATTGCCAGCCAAGTTATTTACGAAGATACTTTGAAAAGCGTTGAAGCTAAATATTTATTAAATCAGGTGATTCCAGGTATTCTAGCCAAGCTAGGCAACTTGCCTTTTGTGTTAGCTGAACCATTAGGAATTGCCGACTATTTCATCGGCTTAGATATTTCCAGAAGCGCCAAGAAGAGAGGTTCTGGAACTATGAATGCTTGCGCTAGCGTGCGTCTATACGGTCGCAAAGGAGAATTTATTCGCTATCGATTAGAAGATGCTTTAATTGAAGGGGAAGAAATTCCCCAAAGAATTTTAGAAAGCTTTCTTCCCGCAGCTCAACTGAAAGGTAAAGTCGTACTAATTTACCGCGATGGACGCTTTTGTGGTGATGAAGTGCAGCATTTAAAAGAAAGAGCGAAAGCAATTGGTTCGGAGTTTATTTTAGTCGAGTGCTATAAATCTGGGATTCCTCGGCTCTACAACTGGGAAGAAGAAGTTATTAAAGCACCAACGCTAGGATTAGCACTGCGCTTATCGGCGCGGGAAGTTATTTTAGTCACGACAGAACTAAATTCGGCGAAAATCGGTTTGCCTCTGCCTCTACGCTTGAGAATTCATGAAGCAGGACATCAGGTATCGTTAGAAAGTTTAGTAGAGGCGACTTTGAAACTTACCTTACTACATCATGGTTCGCTGAACGAGCCGCGCTTACCAATACCGCTTTTTGGTTCTGACCGTATGGCTTATCGACGGTTGCAAGGCATTTATCCAGGTTTGCTAGAAGGCGATCGCCAATTTTGGTTATAA
- a CDS encoding NAD(P)H-quinone oxidoreductase subunit 4 produces the protein MMTEQFPWLTAIVLLPLVASLLIPVLPDKDGKRVRWYASGVAIADLILMCYVFWQHYDAGIATFQLAEKYAWVPQLGLNWAVSVDGLSVPLVLLAGLVTTLSIFAAWQVDRKPRLFYFLMLVLYSAQIGVFVAQDILLLFIMWEIELVPVYLLVSIWGGPKRRYAATKFLLYTALASIFILVAGLALGFYGGNPTFDMAALAVKNYPLALELPIYAGLLIAFGVKLAIFPMHTWLPDAHGEASAPVSMVLAGVLLKMGGYGLIRLNLEMLPHAHVYFAPVLATVGVVNIIYGALASFAQSNMKRRLAYSSVSHMGFVLLGIASFTDVGISGALLQMLSHGLIAAVLFFLAGVTYDRTHTLSMEEMGGIAQVMPKVFALFTIGAMASLALPGMSGFVSEISVFVGVTTSDIYSSTFRTVTVFLAAVGLMLTPVYLLSMLRQVFYGSGIAPACVLTSTQLRTDYQDSQEAVCFGTDCVLPGEARFGDARPREVFIAVSFLVLIIGIGLYPKLATQMYDVKTVAVNAQIRESYVQIAQSNPRIYASGFLAPRIDKPELATVPTGVLK, from the coding sequence ATGATGACGGAACAATTTCCCTGGCTAACCGCGATTGTCCTGCTACCCCTTGTAGCTTCCCTACTCATCCCCGTACTGCCTGATAAAGACGGCAAGCGCGTGCGGTGGTATGCCTCAGGCGTGGCGATCGCGGACTTGATTCTGATGTGCTACGTTTTTTGGCAACACTACGATGCAGGCATCGCAACTTTTCAATTAGCGGAAAAGTATGCCTGGGTTCCCCAATTGGGTCTAAATTGGGCTGTCTCAGTTGATGGTTTATCTGTCCCGCTCGTACTGCTAGCAGGATTGGTGACGACACTTTCAATATTTGCGGCGTGGCAAGTCGATCGCAAGCCCCGCTTATTCTATTTCCTGATGCTGGTGCTGTATTCTGCCCAGATTGGGGTGTTTGTCGCCCAAGATATATTGCTGCTATTCATTATGTGGGAGATCGAGCTAGTCCCCGTTTACCTGCTCGTCTCGATTTGGGGTGGACCGAAACGACGCTACGCAGCGACAAAGTTTCTCCTCTATACCGCACTGGCTTCTATATTTATTCTCGTTGCAGGGCTAGCATTGGGTTTCTACGGTGGCAACCCTACCTTCGATATGGCAGCTCTGGCTGTGAAAAACTATCCGCTAGCGCTTGAATTGCCGATTTACGCCGGATTGCTGATTGCTTTTGGCGTGAAGCTAGCGATTTTCCCCATGCATACTTGGTTACCTGATGCCCACGGTGAAGCTTCTGCTCCCGTATCGATGGTTTTGGCGGGTGTACTGCTGAAAATGGGCGGATACGGGTTGATTCGCTTGAATTTGGAAATGTTACCTCACGCACACGTTTACTTTGCCCCAGTGCTGGCAACTGTAGGCGTGGTTAATATTATTTACGGTGCGTTGGCTTCCTTCGCTCAGTCCAACATGAAGCGCCGTCTCGCCTACTCGTCTGTTTCCCACATGGGATTCGTCCTACTAGGTATTGCCTCTTTTACGGATGTTGGCATCAGCGGCGCACTCCTGCAAATGCTGTCTCACGGTTTGATTGCCGCAGTTCTGTTCTTCCTCGCAGGCGTAACTTACGATCGCACTCATACGTTATCAATGGAAGAAATGGGCGGTATCGCTCAGGTTATGCCCAAAGTCTTTGCTCTATTTACCATAGGTGCAATGGCATCGCTGGCACTTCCTGGGATGAGCGGCTTTGTCAGCGAGATTTCGGTCTTCGTTGGTGTGACTACAAGCGATATTTACAGCTCAACCTTCCGCACGGTGACGGTATTTTTAGCCGCCGTAGGGCTGATGCTCACTCCAGTCTATTTACTTTCGATGCTACGTCAGGTATTCTACGGTTCTGGTATCGCCCCTGCGTGTGTTTTAACGAGTACTCAGTTGCGGACGGATTACCAGGATAGTCAAGAAGCTGTCTGCTTCGGGACTGATTGCGTGTTACCTGGAGAGGCAAGGTTTGGCGATGCTAGACCGCGTGAAGTGTTCATTGCTGTCTCGTTCCTGGTGCTGATTATTGGTATCGGGTTATATCCCAAGCTGGCGACGCAAATGTATGATGTCAAGACGGTTGCGGTGAATGCCCAGATCCGCGAATCTTACGTCCAAATTGCTCAGAGCAATCCTCGCATTTATGCTAGCGGCTTCTTGGCTCCTCGGATCGATAAGCCTGAACTCGCGACTGTGCCGACGGGTGTTTTAAAGTGA